The Neomonachus schauinslandi chromosome 13, ASM220157v2, whole genome shotgun sequence DNA segment CTTTGACAGAGTAGCCTGAAGCTTGGCCGCCTGGCCAGCCTGCTGGGCTTTTTCTTCAGACAGTCGCTGATAAGCAGTTTGTTTTGAGCCAAGTTTGTGTTTTCCAGGCAATAGAGAACATGCCCTGAGTGTCCCCTGGCGCCCGAGGGCCCCCGAACTAGGACATGCTGAGTGGCTAGGGCAGGCCTCGCAATGGGGCAAGAGCAGGAGGGGAGCAGGCAGTGATGGGGTGAGTTAGGGACGAAGCAGCCAAGGCCCTGGTCCCCTCTCCCGAGCGCCCGCTGACCTGGGGAGCCATGTCCCTGGTGAGGCCTCGAGGAACCGGCCTGCATCATGTCAGCGCCAAACAAGCTACCAAATGACAGGCCCTTGATTCTCGTCACTGCAGTGAAGACCCCGGGACCCCTCGCTGCTGCTGACACGGTGGGGGCAGACGagccagcagccccagcaggTTGAGACTTGTGTCACCCACACATAACCCCGTCCCGAATCTGCCCTCTGTGTACAATTAAAACAGGGACACGTTGGCACTGGTATTTGGTGTTATTTATTGATTCTCCAAAGGGCACAGTAAGCTGATGAGACTGTCACATGGCCATCAGAAAGCAGCCGCGGCTATGCGCTCGTGAGGTCCCAGCTGTATAACTAGACTCGGGGCCCGATAGCAGGAGACGGCGGGTGCCCGTGCGGCTTGGACGGCGGCAAGGGGAAAGCGTCATTGCGACACAAACAGTGTCTCGTGGGAGGGAAGACAAACAAGGACGACACCGGTCGCAGGCATCGTGCGTGCAGCCGGGGATGCTGGGTGTATGCAAGGAGACTGGCTGGCGTCGGGCGCTGTGCCCTGTCCACACGGTGCCCAGGACCCAGGGTACATGGCGTGCGCCAGCCTGCCTTCCGCCCCAGGCGCGGAGCCGGGCTTGGCCTGGGTGGGCAGGTGCTGCCGCCTGTGTTCGCTGCTGGTTGAGGAAAGGCTCGTTGCAGGGTCTCCTTCCCTGGCGCACAGCCCAGGAGGAAGGAAAGCTCTCTGTGGCTCCGTACACGCGGGTGTGCTGCGCTGGATCGCACCCACCGGCAGGGCACGAAACTCGCTTACTGGGTCACCACTCACGTAGGAGAATGACAGAACGTTCGCACGTGTAACACACAGAAAGGGGACGTACTCTCCTCAAACCTCTGTTTCAGTCGCATGTGTGTGGGAACTGGGTCGTCCTGGGAGAGTCACTCTCGCTGTGGGTTCCTGTCACGCACATGCTGGGACAGCCACCACACCCAGGCCGCGTGCTCCGCGTTCCCAAGAGACGTGACTGGCTCACCACACGTTCTGGGGCATTTCTCAGTAACTCAGACTTTTAACCCTCTAACGTGACGAAGCAGGTACAAACGTCGGGAGGGCGTGCCAACATCCAGTTGAGTGTAACAGGTGCAGTGATCCCCATCCCATCCCGTCCGTACAGCGCCCAGAGGAAGCAGCGGTGGTGTTCATAGGGGCGGGTGGGCATCTCTGGGCCCGACCCTGAACACAGTCTGTCGGGGGTCCTGCCCAGGAGGCTGAGCACCCCGCTCCTCAGTGGGGTCTGCTGCTGGACTCCAAGTGCGATCGCTTGCTAGAGGTCAGCACCCCGGGATGGTCTCCCGGCTCAGGAAATGTCCTCTTGTAGCTCCGCCCATTGGACCCTCGGTGCCATTTGCAGAGGTCGCCGCTCAGGATGTCCTGGATGTGCTGCACGATCAGGTTGATGGCCACTGTGGCAAAGACAGCATGTACTCAGCCCGTCTGGTTCCCCCTGGACGCCTCGAGGCCAGGCTCCATCTGCTGCTGGCTCCCTGGGCCACCCCGTCCCGCAGCGGCTCGGGGCCGGAACACAGGCCCTCCCGCCGAGGCTTTGCCGGGCCTCGGCAGACAGAATACCGTGTGTCAGGGAGGGCGCACAGTAAAACGGCCCAGCCTGGTCCGCGGCCCTTTCTGTTCACCAAGAACCCGGGGAAGACACTTCCTGCTAACGAGCGAGTCCCTGTCAACGTAAGTCTCCTTCTCCAGCCTCACTGACCCGTAACTGACAAACAGGAGGGGTCCATTTAAGCTGTCCAACGtgttaaacattttcaaaatattctttggaCCTTGCCATGAGCGGACGCGGACGGCAAACCCTCATCACTCAGCGTAACCGCCAGGACAGGGCCCCGGGAGGCGACTGAGGAGTCGGGGCAGCGACAGGCCCAGTTCTTACCCATGTTGTCGACCCCTCGAGGGATTATCACGTCCGCATACTTCTTGGTCTGCAAGGCAAAAAGCAGGATCTCAGATGATctgcccccacccttcccccgGGACTTCTGGTTGTTGGACACGAGACTCCACGACAGGACAGCAGCCCTGGGGGTGGCAGGGACCGGTGTGGTGGCAGACGGGGGGCCGGGACTCAAGTGTTAGGCAGGTgcgagaggcaggaggagaagctgAGACAGCCAGAAGACACGTGTTTCTCCCCCGGCGTCTCTGAAATGCGCTTGCGTTTTCCTGGGAAGGCCGCTGTGGGAACAGTTCTCTGTGCTAACACTTCACTGAGCCAAGTGACCTGCGGCATCTGTCGTCACATGTGACCCTCTTCCCCTGAACTAGGACCCTTTCTGCGGGAAGcccggagcagggagcaggcCGGGTCCCGGCATACTTCCCGGACGGTGCATGCAAAGCCCTCTGCACCTCCTGCCCCCGCGCGGCGCTGCCAGGTAAGGGCAGGGATAGAGACACCAGGAGGAACAGGGCCGCCGAGGGGGGACCCCAGCCAGATGTTGCTGAGGGGGACACGCCTCAATCAGgccaagcaggaggagaggaaaaggaagcgGTCTGAGCTGAGGGACAGACCCGCGGACCAGTCCGTGTGGCGGGCGGGTGGACATGGGCCAGATCCTGGGGCAGCTGTGTCTGCACGCAGTGGGGACCCACGGAAGCCACGAGCACAAGATGGCCAGGCCGGCTTCACGGGGGGTGCTCGCCAGTGGGGTGCAGAGAGGGGTCGGCGAGGGGCAGGAGAGTTGAGGAAGGTCGTACTTCAGGGACCAGGGAGGAACACGGTCACCCTGGCCGGACTCGGTGTGTGGCTGCACGTAAAGGGATCGGGAAGTTCAAGGACAGTGCTGGGGCGCAGGCTCCACACAGGGTCACCCGGTGGGACTGGGTGTCCCGAGTTTTACCGTAAACCACCTGCTCTGCCAGATGTCTTTCTTTCCATGAATAACAGAGAGAGTACAATTATCAATTTACTTTTCTCATCGTTTTCCAGACGCTTCGGAGAAcatgaatgtaaaataaaaaacgTTCTCTTCCAACTGCAGCAGATCGCACTCACGTGTCTACTCAACAGAAGCGGGGATCCTGGCTCCATTTCCTTTGTgctgtattttacttttaagaagCAACATGTTAAGTTTCCCTTTCAAACCACCTGTAAGTCCTATCCTGTAAGAGCTGGAAAGTGGAGGGCAAGACACACGGCCACAGACCCCCGACTCCCAGCCAAGAACAGCCTGGAGGAACAGATGGTGTGGGGGGTCAGCAAGCGCCTGCGCCGCGCCTGCGTGAGTCGGGGTGTGGGCCAGGGACGGACACGAGCCCCTGCCCCAGTGCAGCTCCCTATTCCGAGGGCGGCAAGCAAGGCACAGCGAGTTCAGCCAGCCAGAGGCACCCTGGAGAACGGAAAGCAGGCGGGCCAGGAGCAGAGGGTCCTCGGGGTGACCCTGGGCGGGCCACGCAGGTGCTGTGGGGAAAGGCctgaagcagggaggaagggagctgcGTGGACGTGGGGGCCGAGGGGcttttccaggcagaggaagggatATGCACAGACAATGCTTTTAGAGCAGACAACGAGGCCCTGCGAGGGGGTATGATAAGCTAACTTCTCTGTTCAGAAATCAGACCCCACTGCTCCACGATTCGGCTCTCACAGGACAGGGTGCCAAGGGTCCTcttgaaaagggagaaaaggaggtcCCCAAGTAAGCAAAAGGGGTACCGGCAGGCAGAACTCCTCGAAGGCTGGTTTGACGAAGGTGGTGTACTGGGTCAGGATCTGCTCCAGGTCCCTCCCGCGGTGCACGTCCCGGAGAACTGAGGCGGGAGGAGCAAGGCGGTCAGGACTCGCGTCCGCCCtcggccaggggcagagggaggcctgAGTCCGCCTTACCTCTTCTTGACAGCCTGACGTCGGAGTCCGTGTCCACAAAGAGGCGCAGGTGGAACATGTCCCGGACCTCCTGGCTATAGAACACCAGGATGCCCTCGAACAGGACCACGTCTGCAGGGTAGACTACCGTAGTCTCTGCTAACCTGGGAGGCGAGACCAGGAGACGGACCCCGCTGGAGCTACGGGATCTGGGGGCCCGGAGCACAGTTGGCTCCGGTCCCCAGGTGTGGACCGCGTGGAGGGGGACAGATCACAGCAGGGGACAGGGGTGTGCCCAGACACCAACAGGGCCAGGCTGCTGCGGGGCACATGCTAGCTGGCCCCCCGCACACGGTCCCTCTCCCAGGAACCACCTTGCTCACCTTGAATGGGTCACAAAATCATAGGTTGGGACCTCGACAGTTTTGCCCTCCACAATGTTTTTTAGAGTCCTGTGCATCAAATCGTTATCAAAAGCATCTGCAGGAATGGAACAGAAGGCAAGACTATCCAGGTGTCCTCGTGCTGGGGATGGGAGTGAACTTCCTTTACCTTGGGGGCGGGCAGCCACAGCTCCGCCCAGGAACATGTGGACTAGGGGCCGCCCCTACAGTTTACAGTTGCAGACTGCTGTCCCACACAGAAGTTTGGCCCCAGGGATCTCCTGATCGGCCAGCACTGGGACACAGGTGGGTTAGGCACCTGCTTCTATTTCTGGGAAATAACCACCGACTGATGCTCCTCAGGCCTTCTTCCCACGTGTCCCCTCCTTCCCAAGTGGGAGCCAGCCACAGGGTGGAACCTTCTAGCAATGGCAGGCAAGGGCAGGCTGGCTCTTTCCCCTCATCTGTCTATCCCATTTGCACCTGCCCCCCGATCAGACCAGACCAGACACGGCCCTCTTATTTACCCACTGCTTCCCCTGCTAGCCTCCCAAGGACTTTGCCCCAGGGCAGGCGAGGACCCCAAACAGCAGGAAGGTGGGGGGATTTCTCCATGAGCACAGTCCTGGCAGAGCAGTGGTCCCCAAGGCTCCTCCGCAGCAAAGACTTCCTGACTGGCTCCAACCGAGGGAGCCAGCAGCTCCTGCAGGGCAGCTCAGGGCgcagagaaggaggcaaagtGCTTTCTGACGTAATCACACAGCCCGCCCAGGCTACCTCAGAAATTTCACGGAACCACTGGGGTCTCTCTGCATCTGCCGCCAACCCTGGAGCCAGTCCCCTTGTctgtcctcctccctcacccccctcaGGGTCTTCAGCTGCACCTGGGTGGTCGAAATTGTACTGTCCCTTCAGTGCCTTGGCCTTC contains these protein-coding regions:
- the UCK1 gene encoding uridine-cytidine kinase 1 isoform X4 encodes the protein MASAGGGDCEGAAPEADRPHQRPFLIGVSGGTASGKSTVCEKIMELLGQNEVDHRQRKLVILSQDRFYKVLTPEQKAKALKGQYNFDHPDAFDNDLMHRTLKNIVEGKTVEVPTYDFVTHSSQEVRDMFHLRLFVDTDSDVRLSRRVLRDVHRGRDLEQILTQYTTFVKPAFEEFCLPTKKYADVIIPRGVDNMVAINLIVQHIQDILSGDLCKWHRGSNGRSYKRTFPEPGDHPGVLTSSKRSHLESSSRPH
- the UCK1 gene encoding uridine-cytidine kinase 1 isoform X2, translating into MASAGGGDCEGAAPEADRPHQRPFLIGEAQVQAGILFVYSQSTVCEKIMELLGQNEVDHRQRKLVILSQDRFYKVLTPEQKAKALKGQYNFDHPDAFDNDLMHRTLKNIVEGKTVEVPTYDFVTHSRLAETTVVYPADVVLFEGILVFYSQEVRDMFHLRLFVDTDSDVRLSRRVLRDVHRGRDLEQILTQYTTFVKPAFEEFCLPTKKYADVIIPRGVDNMVAINLIVQHIQDILSGDLCKWHRGSNGRSYKRTFPEPGDHPGVLTSSKRSHLESSSRPH
- the UCK1 gene encoding uridine-cytidine kinase 1 isoform X1, whose amino-acid sequence is MASAGGGDCEGAAPEADRPHQRPFLIGVSGGTASGKSTVCEKIMELLGQNEVDHRQRKLVILSQDRFYKVLTPEQKAKALKGQYNFDHPDAFDNDLMHRTLKNIVEGKTVEVPTYDFVTHSRLAETTVVYPADVVLFEGILVFYSQEVRDMFHLRLFVDTDSDVRLSRRVLRDVHRGRDLEQILTQYTTFVKPAFEEFCLPTKKYADVIIPRGVDNMVAINLIVQHIQDILSGDLCKWHRGSNGRSYKRTFPEPGDHPGVLTSSKRSHLESSSRPH
- the UCK1 gene encoding uridine-cytidine kinase 1 isoform X3, with amino-acid sequence MASAGGGDCEGAAPEADRPHQRPFLIGSTVCEKIMELLGQNEVDHRQRKLVILSQDRFYKVLTPEQKAKALKGQYNFDHPDAFDNDLMHRTLKNIVEGKTVEVPTYDFVTHSRLAETTVVYPADVVLFEGILVFYSQEVRDMFHLRLFVDTDSDVRLSRRVLRDVHRGRDLEQILTQYTTFVKPAFEEFCLPTKKYADVIIPRGVDNMVAINLIVQHIQDILSGDLCKWHRGSNGRSYKRTFPEPGDHPGVLTSSKRSHLESSSRPH
- the UCK1 gene encoding uridine-cytidine kinase 1 isoform X5 → MASAGGGDCEGAAPEADRPHQRPFLIGVSGGTASGKSTVCEKIMELLGQNEVDHRQRKLVILSQDRFYKVLTPEQKAKALKGQYNFDHPDAFDNDLMHRTLKNIVEGKTVEVPTYDFVTHSRLAETTVVYPADVVLFEGILVFYSQEVRDMFHLRLFVDTDSDVRLSRRDQEVCGRDNPSRGRQHGGHQPDRAAHPGHPERRPLQMAPRVQWAELQEDIS